A single Xenopus laevis strain J_2021 chromosome 3S, Xenopus_laevis_v10.1, whole genome shotgun sequence DNA region contains:
- the LOC121402177 gene encoding small lysine-rich protein 1-like, translating into MPTKSAKTKGPGKSSSKGKKKSKKSKKPKAPKPEVDILSPAAMLNAYYISHNAVDCLGFRGFTWPEAPKKKGKRGKKK; encoded by the exons ATG CCTACTAAAAGTGCCAAAACGAAAGGTCCAGGTAAATCAAGCAGTAAAGGCAAGAAGAAGTCAAAAAAGTCAAAGAAGCCTAAAGCACCAAAACCCGAGGTGGATATACTCAGTCCAGCTGCCATGCTCAATGCTTACTATATATCCCACAATGCTGTGGACTGCCTAGGCTTTCGTGGTTTTACTTGGCCTGAAGCaccaaaaaagaaaggaaaaagaggaaagaaaaaataa